In one window of Streptomyces roseofulvus DNA:
- the sodN gene encoding superoxide dismutase, Ni translates to MLSRLFAPKVKVSAHCDLPCGVYDPAQARIEAESVKAVQEKYQANEDPHFRARATVIKEQRAELAKHHVSVLWSDYFKAPHFEKYPELNQLVNDTLKALSAAKASTDPKTGEKALELIAEIDRIFWETKKA, encoded by the coding sequence ATGCTCTCCCGCCTGTTTGCCCCCAAGGTCAAGGTCAGCGCCCACTGCGACCTCCCCTGCGGCGTGTACGACCCGGCCCAGGCCCGCATCGAGGCCGAGTCCGTCAAGGCTGTCCAGGAGAAGTACCAGGCGAACGAGGACCCGCACTTCCGGGCCCGCGCCACGGTCATCAAGGAGCAGCGCGCGGAGCTCGCCAAGCACCACGTCTCGGTGCTGTGGAGCGACTACTTCAAGGCCCCGCACTTCGAGAAGTACCCCGAGCTCAACCAGCTGGTCAACGACACCCTGAAGGCCCTCTCGGCCGCCAAGGCGTCGACCGACCCGAAGACCGGCGAGAAGGCCCTCGAGCTCATCGCCGAGATCGACCGCATCTTCTGGGAGACCAAGAAGGCCTGA
- the sodX gene encoding nickel-type superoxide dismutase maturation protease codes for MEREATAAAEAPFGIAEVTGVSMVPTLLHGDRLLVRYGARVAVGEVVVLRHPLQQDLLVVKRLVERRDAGWWVLGDNPDAEGDSRVFGAVPPELVLGRVVGRYRPLTPGRQRSAGVVLSWLFSAVRPVRSTRSASRRLRAR; via the coding sequence GTGGAGCGGGAGGCTACCGCGGCGGCCGAGGCGCCGTTCGGCATCGCCGAGGTGACGGGGGTGTCGATGGTGCCCACGCTGCTGCACGGTGACCGGCTGCTCGTGCGGTACGGCGCGCGGGTGGCGGTGGGGGAGGTGGTCGTGCTGCGTCATCCGCTCCAGCAGGATCTGCTGGTCGTGAAGCGGCTGGTCGAGCGACGGGACGCCGGATGGTGGGTGCTCGGGGACAATCCGGACGCCGAGGGGGACAGCCGGGTCTTCGGGGCCGTGCCGCCCGAGCTGGTGCTCGGGCGGGTGGTGGGCCGGTACCGGCCGTTGACGCCGGGGCGTCAGCGTTCGGCCGGGGTGGTGCTCTCGTGGCTCTTCTCGGCGGTGCGGCCGGTGAGGTCGACCCGTTCGGCCTCCAGGCGCTTGCGGGCGCGGTAG
- a CDS encoding CGNR zinc finger domain-containing protein — protein sequence MELAYYSDYAVRLVNTEEPARGRDGLTTVEVLKELFGPATQMARRVTEADLPRFRAIRTRLRAVFTAADEGDHTGAVDLLNSLLLEFPVSPQISGHETLDEEGRPRWHMHLADHASNATAGYAALSAMGLAFHLTEFGADRLGLCQAPPCRNAYLDTSTNRSRRYCSDRCATRANVAAYRARKRLEAERVDLTGRTAEKSHESTTPAER from the coding sequence GTGGAACTGGCCTATTACTCGGATTACGCCGTGCGCCTCGTCAACACCGAGGAGCCGGCCCGCGGCAGGGACGGCCTCACCACGGTCGAGGTGCTCAAGGAGCTCTTCGGCCCCGCCACCCAGATGGCCCGCCGGGTCACCGAGGCCGACCTGCCCCGGTTCCGCGCCATCCGGACCCGGCTGCGGGCCGTCTTCACCGCGGCCGACGAGGGCGACCACACCGGCGCGGTCGACCTGCTGAACTCGCTGCTCCTGGAGTTCCCGGTCAGCCCGCAGATCTCCGGCCACGAAACCCTCGACGAGGAGGGCCGGCCGCGCTGGCACATGCACCTCGCCGACCACGCGTCCAACGCGACCGCCGGATACGCGGCCCTCTCCGCCATGGGACTCGCCTTCCACCTGACGGAGTTCGGCGCCGACCGGCTCGGCCTCTGCCAGGCCCCGCCCTGCCGCAACGCCTACCTCGACACCTCCACCAACCGCTCCCGGCGCTACTGCTCCGACCGCTGCGCCACCCGGGCCAACGTGGCCGCCTACCGCGCCCGCAAGCGCCTGGAGGCCGAACGGGTCGACCTCACCGGCCGCACCGCCGAGAAGAGCCACGAGAGCACCACCCCGGCCGAACGCTGA
- a CDS encoding class I SAM-dependent methyltransferase: MGDTDWAGWQRSWDRQQEWYMPDREERFRVMLDMVEALVGPEPRVLDLACGTGSITDRLLRRFPGAVSTGVDLDPALLAIARGTFEGDGRVTFVTADLKDPEWTKALPYDTYDAVLTATALHWLHSEPLAALYGQVAGLVRDGGVFMNADHMIDPATPRINAAERARRHARMDEEKASGVLDWAEWWALAAKDPVLAEPTARRFEIYGDHADGDMPSAGWHADTLRAAGFGEARPVWCSPSDTLLLAVK, translated from the coding sequence ATGGGCGACACCGACTGGGCGGGCTGGCAGCGGAGCTGGGACCGCCAGCAGGAGTGGTACATGCCGGACCGCGAGGAGCGGTTCCGCGTCATGCTGGACATGGTCGAGGCGCTGGTGGGGCCGGAGCCCCGCGTTCTCGACCTCGCCTGCGGTACGGGAAGTATCACGGACAGGCTCCTCCGGAGGTTCCCGGGCGCGGTCTCCACGGGCGTCGACCTCGACCCCGCGCTGCTCGCCATCGCCCGCGGCACCTTCGAGGGCGACGGGCGGGTCACCTTCGTGACGGCCGACCTCAAGGACCCGGAGTGGACGAAGGCGCTGCCGTACGACACGTATGACGCCGTTCTCACGGCCACGGCCCTGCACTGGCTCCACAGCGAGCCGCTGGCCGCCCTGTACGGGCAGGTCGCCGGGCTCGTCCGGGACGGCGGGGTCTTCATGAACGCCGACCACATGATCGACCCGGCCACCCCGCGGATCAACGCCGCCGAGCGGGCCCGCCGGCACGCCCGGATGGACGAGGAGAAGGCATCCGGGGTCCTCGACTGGGCCGAATGGTGGGCGCTCGCCGCGAAGGACCCGGTTCTCGCCGAGCCCACGGCCCGCCGCTTCGAGATCTACGGCGACCACGCCGACGGCGACATGCCCTCGGCCGGCTGGCACGCCGACACCCTGCGGGCGGCCGGCTTCGGCGAGGCCCGCCCGGTCTGGTGCTCGCCCTCGGACACCCTGCTGCTGGCCGTGAAGTAG
- a CDS encoding amino acid ABC transporter ATP-binding protein, with product MTGELMVKAEGVHKSYGAAHILRGIDLEVRSGEVFCLVGPSGSGKSTFLRCINHLERIDGGRLSVDGQLVGYRQKGDKLYELKDSEVAAQRRDIGMVFQRFNLFPHMTALANVMEAPIQVKGESKAVARERAERLLDRVGLRDRMGNYPSQLSGGQQQRVAIARALAMEPKLMLFDEPTSALDPELVGDVLDVMRDLAESGMTMIVVTHEMGFAREVGDSLVFMDGGVVVESGHPRDVLTNPQHDRTKAFLSKVL from the coding sequence ATGACCGGCGAGCTCATGGTCAAGGCGGAGGGCGTCCACAAGTCCTACGGCGCCGCCCACATCCTCCGCGGCATCGACCTGGAGGTCCGCAGCGGCGAGGTGTTCTGCCTCGTCGGCCCGTCCGGCTCCGGCAAGTCGACCTTCCTCCGGTGCATCAACCACCTGGAGCGGATCGACGGCGGCCGGCTCTCGGTCGACGGGCAGCTGGTCGGCTACCGCCAGAAGGGCGACAAGCTCTACGAGCTGAAGGACAGCGAGGTCGCGGCCCAGCGCCGGGACATCGGCATGGTCTTCCAGCGCTTCAACCTGTTCCCCCACATGACGGCCCTGGCCAACGTCATGGAGGCGCCGATCCAGGTGAAGGGCGAGTCCAAGGCGGTCGCCCGCGAGCGGGCCGAGCGCCTGCTCGACCGGGTCGGCCTGCGGGACCGGATGGGGAACTACCCCTCGCAGCTCTCCGGCGGCCAGCAGCAGCGCGTCGCCATCGCCCGCGCGCTGGCGATGGAGCCCAAGCTGATGCTCTTCGACGAGCCCACCTCGGCGCTCGACCCGGAGCTCGTCGGTGACGTCCTCGACGTCATGCGGGACCTCGCCGAGTCGGGCATGACGATGATCGTCGTCACCCACGAGATGGGCTTCGCCCGGGAGGTCGGCGACTCGCTGGTCTTCATGGACGGCGGCGTCGTGGTCGAGTCCGGCCACCCGCGCGACGTCCTGACCAACCCGCAGCACGACCGGACGAAGGCGTTCCTGTCCAAGGTGCTGTAA
- a CDS encoding amino acid ABC transporter permease, with the protein MTDKISKDPAAAPAGSGPSGTPYEAIKAVPVRHYGRWVSGVVVVALLGWLVYAFSQGNIIWATVGDKLFDPSVLSGLWKTVLISVTSMALGLVLGILFAVMRLSKNPVTGAVAWLYIWFFRGTPVYVQLLVWFNLALIFEYINLGPIYKDETSQVLTPFMVALLGLGLNEGAYMAEIVRAGIQSVDEGQTEAAHALGMSQTKTMRRIVLPQAMRVIVPPTGNEFINMLKTSSLVSAVQYTELLRASSNIGSTAGAVMEMLFVASIWYLALTSVFSVGQYYLERRFARGSTRNLPPTPWQRVKTNLTTFKRSPEATA; encoded by the coding sequence ATGACTGACAAGATCAGCAAGGACCCGGCCGCCGCTCCGGCCGGGTCCGGCCCCTCGGGCACGCCGTACGAGGCGATCAAGGCCGTGCCGGTCCGGCACTACGGCCGCTGGGTCAGCGGCGTCGTGGTCGTGGCCCTCCTCGGCTGGCTCGTCTACGCCTTCTCCCAGGGCAACATCATCTGGGCGACGGTCGGAGACAAGCTGTTCGACCCGTCCGTCCTCTCCGGTCTCTGGAAGACGGTCCTCATCAGCGTCACCTCGATGGCGCTGGGCCTCGTCCTGGGCATCCTCTTCGCCGTGATGCGGCTGTCGAAGAACCCGGTCACCGGAGCCGTCGCCTGGCTCTACATCTGGTTCTTCCGCGGCACGCCGGTCTACGTCCAGCTGCTCGTCTGGTTCAACCTGGCCCTGATCTTCGAGTACATCAACCTCGGACCGATCTACAAGGACGAGACCTCGCAGGTCCTCACCCCGTTCATGGTGGCCCTGCTGGGCCTCGGCCTGAACGAGGGCGCGTACATGGCGGAGATCGTCCGCGCCGGCATCCAGTCGGTCGACGAGGGCCAGACCGAGGCCGCGCACGCGCTCGGCATGTCCCAGACGAAGACCATGCGGCGGATCGTGCTGCCGCAGGCGATGCGCGTGATCGTGCCGCCGACGGGCAACGAGTTCATCAACATGCTGAAGACCTCGTCGCTGGTCTCGGCCGTGCAGTACACCGAGCTGCTCCGCGCCTCGTCGAACATCGGCTCCACGGCCGGCGCCGTGATGGAGATGCTCTTCGTGGCCTCCATCTGGTACCTGGCGCTGACCAGCGTGTTCAGCGTCGGCCAGTACTACCTGGAGCGCCGTTTCGCCCGCGGCTCGACCCGTAACCTGCCGCCCACCCCCTGGCAGCGGGTCAAGACGAACCTCACCACGTTCAAGCGTTCCCCGGAGGCGACGGCATGA
- a CDS encoding ABC transporter substrate-binding protein, with the protein MTARSTRCTTAAKTRTSRLAAVAAIAVAGSVLLTACGDQTDGGSTKEGGTTANSAPLFSKLPADIQKAGVIKVGTDASYAPMEFTQDGKIVGVDPDIAAALSKQLGVKFEFTSGTFDGLITSLETGRQDIVMSSMTDNKKRQEGLDDNGKKIGKGVDFVDYFSSGVSLLVKKGNPQGVNSLDDLCGKTVAVQRGTIYEDTFKAQATKCGSNKLTIQAFDTDAEAQTRVKAGGAVADLNDYPVAAYIAKTSGGGKDFEVVGNQTDVGLMGIAVSKDNTQLRDAIKEALDASIKDGSYAEALKKWDVEGSAVKSATINAGK; encoded by the coding sequence ATGACCGCACGCTCCACGCGCTGTACGACCGCTGCCAAGACCCGCACGTCCCGTCTTGCCGCGGTCGCCGCCATCGCGGTCGCCGGCTCCGTGCTGCTGACCGCCTGCGGTGACCAGACCGACGGCGGCTCCACGAAGGAGGGCGGCACCACCGCCAACTCCGCCCCGCTCTTCTCCAAGCTGCCCGCCGACATCCAGAAGGCCGGCGTCATCAAGGTCGGCACGGACGCCTCCTACGCCCCGATGGAGTTCACCCAGGACGGCAAGATCGTCGGTGTCGACCCCGACATCGCCGCCGCCCTCTCCAAGCAGCTCGGCGTGAAGTTCGAGTTCACCTCGGGCACCTTCGACGGCCTGATCACCTCCCTGGAGACCGGCCGCCAGGACATCGTCATGTCCTCCATGACGGACAACAAGAAGCGCCAGGAGGGCCTGGACGACAACGGGAAGAAGATCGGCAAGGGCGTCGACTTCGTCGACTACTTCTCCTCCGGCGTCTCCCTGCTGGTCAAGAAGGGCAACCCGCAGGGCGTGAACTCGCTCGACGACCTCTGCGGCAAGACCGTCGCCGTCCAGCGCGGCACGATCTACGAGGACACCTTCAAGGCCCAGGCCACGAAGTGCGGCTCGAACAAGCTCACGATCCAGGCGTTCGACACCGACGCCGAGGCCCAGACCCGCGTGAAGGCCGGCGGCGCGGTCGCCGACCTGAACGACTACCCGGTCGCCGCGTACATCGCGAAGACCTCCGGCGGCGGCAAGGACTTCGAGGTCGTCGGCAACCAGACGGACGTCGGCCTCATGGGCATCGCCGTCTCCAAGGACAACACCCAGCTGCGCGACGCCATCAAGGAGGCGCTCGACGCCAGCATCAAGGACGGCAGCTACGCCGAGGCCCTGAAGAAGTGGGACGTCGAGGGCAGCGCGGTCAAGTCGGCCACCATCAACGCCGGCAAGTGA